TTTTGGTGTATGGTATCTCCCTTCCATGTTTTTGATGGGATAATAGATGTGGTATCAGGCTATATGGGAGGACATAAAGAAAATCCAACCTATGAAGATGTGAAGTCTCAAACATCAGGTCATTATGAGGTTGTGCAAATTACCTATGACCCAGATAAGATAGACTATGATAAGTTACTAAAGGCTTTTTGGATGCAGATAGATCCAACAGACCCCGATGGTCAGTTCCATGACAGGGGACCATCTTATAGATCTGCTATTTTCTACACCACAGAGGAACAGAAAGAGAAAGCTGAAGCATCAAAAAAAGCTTTAGATGCCTCAGGCAGATTTTCCGATCCAGTTGTAACGGAGATATTACCTGCATCAACCTTCTACAAAGCTGAGGAATATCATCAGGATTACCATGAAAAAAATCCTACCCATTATAAAGAAGATAGGAAAATATCAGGAAGAGATGAGTTTATTAAAAAGCATTGGGGAGAAGAATTCTGGGAGCTATTTAATGAATAAAGACAAGCAGAATTAACAGAAGGAGGCCCAGTAGGTCTCCTTCTGTTAATTCTGCTAGAGCAAAAATTCATTTTCATTACATATATTGAAAAAAAATTTTTGTTACAACTAACTTTTAAAAATAGAGTATAAAACCTTAGTACTACTTACCCTCAACTTTTAGAATTATAAAAAACTTTTTATTATTTCCTAGCTAATTCAAGTGAAATATAATTTTAGTGTTCATTATTTTTTATTGATAGCCTTTCTATTTTTGATTTTCTTTTAACATATTTATTAAAAGCAACCTTCTCTTTTTTATCATGTTGCAAACTTGCATAGTATAATTCTTCATGTATAAAGACTGTAGGTCTGTTTCTAATAAGGGGCCGATAACGATCAATAACTTAAAGAAATTTATTTGCACCACAGCTTTCATACATTTTTAACTTGTTATCTATTTTTTTATTATAACGCTTGTCCCATGGTTCATACTCGTCTAGCACTGGTATTGAGTTAATCTTACAAAGGGATTGACCAGCTGTATATCCCATTTTATACCGTTTTTCTTTTGAGTAATTATTTAAAGCTATATCTGCGTCTTCACCATCTATCCATGTGTAAATTATGTAAGTAAGCTCTTCCTTTAAACAACTGCCAAAAGCAAGGGGTGTTGAAGCACGAATTTTTGGATCCATATTACTTAAGTGTTGGAACTCTTTATGTTTTCGTTCTTTTTCTTTAATATTTGAAATGCGGAGCAGTAGCTTCTTACCTGAATTAGTTGTAACTTTATATTTTTCATCAGCTGACCATCCCTTTTTAATCGGGGTAACCGATTTAAACTATTCGATCCTTCTATGCCATAGGTCCTAAGTTTTTCCCTCATAATTCACCTCCTAAAGTACCTTTTTATTCTGACATAAATTTCTCAGCATTAT
This genomic interval from Proteinivorax tanatarense contains the following:
- the msrA gene encoding peptide-methionine (S)-S-oxide reductase MsrA, which gives rise to MKGSGNEARYERAVFAGGCFWCMVSPFHVFDGIIDVVSGYMGGHKENPTYEDVKSQTSGHYEVVQITYDPDKIDYDKLLKAFWMQIDPTDPDGQFHDRGPSYRSAIFYTTEEQKEKAEASKKALDASGRFSDPVVTEILPASTFYKAEEYHQDYHEKNPTHYKEDRKISGRDEFIKKHWGEEFWELFNE
- a CDS encoding phosphotransferase, with amino-acid sequence MKKGWSADEKYKVTTNSGKKLLLRISNIKEKERKHKEFQHLSNMDPKIRASTPLAFGSCLKEELTYIIYTWIDGEDADIALNNYSKEKRYKMGYTAGQSLCKINSIPVLDEYEPWDKRYNKKIDNKLKMYESCGANKFL